Proteins from one Ramlibacter sp. PS4R-6 genomic window:
- a CDS encoding type I polyketide synthase, with the protein MNDEKSSVEPGSIAIVGIAGRFPSARTPAELWRLLAGGKEAAQWLTDDELRANGVADAELADPNYVKASLVLPDMEMFDADFFGFSKKDAAVLDPQHRHFLECCWEALEDAGHAPEKFGGSIGVFGGCGMQAYMSYNLLTNPQLVKSMGLFLLRHTGNDKDFLCTRVSYLLDLKGPSMSVQTACSTSLVAVHVAAQSLLSGECDMALAGGVSIDLPHRQGYRYAEGEILSPDGHCRAFDDEAQGTIFGSGAAVVVLRRAEDALRDGDNIYALIRGSAVNNDGYGKAGYLAPSVDGQAAAAAEALAVAGVEPGTVSYVEAHGTGTPVGDPIEIAALSQAYGAGGKGFCGIGSIKTNIGHLDTAAGTASLIKVVLAMRHGLIPPSLNFSRANSRMGIEQTPFQVMAQAKPWERGATPRRAGVNSLGVGGTNAHVIVEESPIAKATRTSLDQPQVFTFSARTPSSLDGLKAKWVEFLAGPPPGFDLADAAYTLQAGRREFEHRMVAVARDVDELRAVLQAKSHARSVVSKAGSDTPRVVFMFPGGGAHYPGAGRELLSQPAFATAVDECFAQLPADAPADLRTVMFALGDEQAARTLQKPRYAIPALFILEYAIAKLWASWGVKPAAVVGHSAGEYAAACLAGAMSLADALAIVTLRGQLFEQAPAGAMLSVDLDEAELRAAMEGLPLDVAAVNAPDLCIASGSLDAIAQLEAKLKERGLEPRRLHIDVAAHSRLLDGVLGSFRERVARMRFAAPQLPFISNVTGGWADAQLIADPEYWVRHLRQPVRFADGLSLVKDMPDAILIEVGPGQGLSALARQNQLGAQRMVLASTCKAQEPNADLALMLTSAGALWTRGLAPDWQALRGPGKPRRTPLPTYAFDHQRYWIEPGIRTTEAAQPAAPVAKRPALERLPAPADWFRVPQWTPSPLAAATAKDGEDWLVFGTDAQLTEEVVAQAAAARARVTLVRRGEAFEAFRDGSFTMAPAQADPYTQLLRMLEEQQRLPARIVHLWALETVPGAVHAQAGDRALAFDSLVHLARALQEADVSHALQLIVVSAGTVSVRGEAVPHAERALAIGPCRVIPRELPQVTARLIDFAQSELNPSGAAAAIVREAVQPQGPDLVAYRGGERFAQQLGAAPQPAGQALVRERGVYLITGGFGDIGLDLAAWLAKEKKARLALVGRRALPPRASWPALAASGDHSRDVRLVRRLLALEAQGAQVLALSADVADRRAMTRVIGECRARFGTINGVFHAAGVLEDAPIATKTPESIERVIGAKAAGAQVLHELLPPGDLDVFAVFSSTSVLLGGAGQVDYVAANAFLDALAASRDDGLAIRWGIWGDRGMAARAYGHEVAAEAGLASHPLLGVQVDSEGGATFEAAYDSNKLWVLREHRVGGRAVLPGTAYIEIARAAMMALHPRAAVEIRSLSFEEAMVFEPGETRVVRTELRRTGTAYEFTVRSRAATSGEWLEHAHATTAVFLGELAHGASVPATGWQPGVIPQDGAVDFGERWRNLTRMQLGTGRAQAHLELAPNFHDDVRTWAVHPALTDMAATFGLHLLDANKRAGQLFVPLSVDRIRIAAPLPPRIASTVKLRSAAGERLATFDVALSTETGKPLATFEGFSLRPVQPEAVSSHAAQREASLTDLMLACGIRGEDAPALFERILGGGARDLVVSSIDLDALARVLAQATPKPQARAKASASASASTLNPVEALLADVWRELLGVDDVAPDDDFFALGGHSLAAVRLFARIRKQYSVDLPLATLFQAPTLGALAALVAQHANIPLASAEPTRKSNVIPLVTRSWSPLVAICKGSAERAPLFCVHGAGGNVLNFKVISDRLGADQPFYGLQAQGVDGRLQPLKSVEEMARQYVEAIRTVQPRGPYQLAGYSAGGVIALEMAQQLKRDGAQVTLLAMIDTLAPVAARTPVPAWKKLWLARHWSWAFVMDWRERRRKGKQGDNEYAQALERLARGEPLPPELVEHHLFRNFVEAQSRYTPAAYDGDVVLFRATEAEMQYLAAGRTLGWEQHVHGAIRVTEVGGSHFSMMSEPGVSELIEGLRVELGLKDRPLEPARASIMSSIASAIGFGAQRPA; encoded by the coding sequence ATGAACGACGAGAAGTCCAGCGTCGAGCCCGGCAGCATCGCCATCGTCGGCATCGCCGGCCGCTTCCCCTCCGCGCGCACGCCGGCCGAACTGTGGCGCCTGCTCGCGGGCGGCAAGGAAGCCGCGCAATGGCTCACCGACGACGAGCTGCGCGCGAACGGCGTGGCCGACGCCGAGCTCGCCGACCCCAATTACGTGAAGGCGTCGCTGGTGCTGCCGGACATGGAAATGTTCGACGCCGACTTCTTCGGCTTCTCGAAGAAGGACGCCGCGGTGCTCGACCCGCAGCACCGCCACTTCCTCGAGTGCTGCTGGGAAGCTCTGGAGGATGCGGGCCACGCGCCCGAGAAATTCGGCGGCTCCATCGGCGTGTTCGGCGGCTGCGGCATGCAGGCGTACATGAGCTACAACCTGCTGACGAACCCGCAGCTGGTGAAGTCCATGGGCCTGTTCCTGCTGCGGCATACCGGCAACGACAAGGACTTCCTGTGCACGCGCGTGTCGTACCTGCTCGACCTGAAGGGGCCGAGCATGTCGGTGCAGACGGCGTGCTCGACCTCGCTGGTCGCCGTGCACGTGGCGGCGCAGAGCCTGCTGTCCGGCGAATGCGACATGGCGCTGGCCGGCGGCGTGAGCATCGACCTGCCGCACCGCCAGGGCTACCGCTATGCCGAAGGCGAGATCCTCTCGCCCGACGGGCATTGCCGCGCGTTCGACGATGAAGCGCAAGGCACGATTTTTGGCAGCGGCGCCGCCGTGGTCGTGCTGCGCCGCGCGGAAGACGCGCTGCGCGACGGCGACAACATCTACGCGCTGATCCGCGGCTCGGCCGTCAACAACGACGGCTACGGCAAGGCGGGTTACCTCGCGCCCAGCGTCGACGGGCAGGCCGCGGCCGCCGCCGAGGCGCTCGCTGTCGCAGGCGTCGAGCCGGGCACGGTCAGCTACGTCGAGGCGCACGGCACAGGCACACCGGTGGGCGACCCCATCGAGATCGCAGCCCTCTCGCAGGCGTACGGCGCCGGCGGCAAGGGCTTCTGCGGCATCGGCTCGATCAAGACCAACATCGGCCACCTGGACACGGCCGCCGGAACGGCGTCGCTGATCAAGGTGGTGCTGGCGATGCGGCACGGGCTGATCCCGCCGTCGCTGAATTTCTCGCGCGCGAACTCACGCATGGGCATCGAGCAGACGCCGTTCCAGGTGATGGCGCAGGCCAAGCCCTGGGAGCGCGGTGCGACGCCGCGCCGCGCCGGCGTCAACTCACTGGGCGTGGGCGGCACCAACGCGCACGTGATCGTCGAGGAGTCGCCGATCGCGAAGGCGACGCGCACGAGCCTGGACCAACCGCAGGTCTTCACCTTCTCCGCCCGCACGCCCTCCTCGCTGGACGGGCTGAAGGCGAAGTGGGTCGAGTTCCTCGCCGGGCCGCCGCCCGGCTTCGACCTGGCCGACGCGGCGTACACGCTGCAAGCCGGGCGCCGCGAGTTCGAGCACCGCATGGTCGCCGTCGCGAGGGACGTGGACGAGCTGCGCGCCGTGCTGCAGGCCAAGTCGCATGCGCGCAGCGTGGTCTCGAAAGCGGGCAGCGACACGCCGCGCGTGGTCTTCATGTTCCCCGGCGGCGGCGCGCACTACCCCGGCGCGGGGCGCGAGCTGCTGTCGCAGCCGGCCTTCGCGACAGCGGTGGACGAGTGCTTCGCGCAGCTGCCGGCCGATGCGCCGGCCGACCTGCGCACCGTCATGTTCGCGCTGGGCGACGAGCAGGCGGCGCGCACGCTGCAAAAGCCCCGCTACGCCATCCCCGCGCTCTTCATCCTCGAATACGCCATCGCGAAGCTGTGGGCGAGCTGGGGCGTGAAGCCCGCGGCCGTCGTCGGCCACAGCGCCGGTGAGTACGCGGCCGCCTGCCTGGCGGGCGCGATGTCGCTGGCCGACGCGCTGGCCATCGTGACCTTGCGCGGGCAGCTGTTCGAGCAGGCACCCGCAGGTGCCATGCTCTCGGTCGACCTCGACGAAGCGGAGCTGCGCGCGGCGATGGAAGGCCTGCCGCTGGACGTGGCCGCCGTCAACGCGCCCGACCTGTGCATCGCGTCCGGCTCGCTGGACGCCATCGCGCAACTGGAGGCGAAACTCAAGGAGCGTGGCCTGGAGCCGCGCCGCCTGCACATCGACGTGGCCGCGCATTCGCGCCTGCTCGACGGCGTGCTGGGCAGCTTCCGCGAGCGCGTCGCGCGCATGCGCTTCGCCGCGCCGCAACTGCCTTTCATCTCCAACGTGACGGGCGGCTGGGCCGATGCGCAGCTCATCGCCGACCCCGAGTACTGGGTGCGCCACCTGCGCCAGCCGGTGCGCTTCGCCGATGGCTTGTCGCTGGTGAAGGACATGCCCGACGCCATCCTCATCGAGGTCGGGCCCGGCCAGGGCCTGTCGGCGCTCGCACGTCAGAACCAGCTGGGCGCGCAGCGCATGGTGCTGGCCTCCACCTGCAAGGCGCAGGAGCCGAATGCCGACCTCGCGCTCATGCTCACCTCGGCCGGCGCGCTGTGGACGCGCGGCCTCGCGCCCGACTGGCAGGCGCTGCGCGGCCCGGGCAAACCCCGCCGCACGCCGCTGCCCACGTACGCCTTCGACCACCAGCGCTACTGGATCGAGCCCGGCATCCGCACGACGGAAGCCGCGCAACCCGCAGCGCCCGTGGCCAAGCGCCCCGCGCTGGAGCGCTTGCCCGCGCCCGCCGACTGGTTCCGCGTGCCGCAATGGACACCCTCGCCGCTGGCCGCCGCCACCGCGAAGGACGGCGAGGACTGGCTGGTCTTCGGCACCGATGCGCAGCTGACCGAAGAGGTCGTCGCGCAAGCCGCGGCGGCGCGTGCCCGCGTGACGCTCGTGCGCCGCGGCGAAGCCTTCGAGGCCTTCCGTGACGGCAGCTTCACCATGGCGCCGGCGCAGGCCGACCCCTACACGCAGCTGCTGCGCATGCTCGAAGAGCAGCAGCGCCTGCCGGCACGCATCGTGCACCTGTGGGCGCTGGAGACGGTCCCCGGCGCCGTGCATGCGCAGGCCGGCGACCGCGCACTGGCCTTCGACAGCCTCGTGCACCTCGCGCGCGCGCTGCAGGAAGCCGACGTGTCGCATGCCCTGCAGCTCATCGTGGTGAGCGCGGGCACGGTGTCCGTGCGCGGCGAGGCCGTGCCGCATGCCGAGCGCGCGCTCGCCATCGGCCCGTGCCGCGTGATCCCGCGCGAGCTGCCGCAGGTCACCGCGCGCCTCATCGACTTCGCGCAGTCCGAACTGAACCCCTCCGGCGCAGCCGCCGCCATCGTGCGCGAAGCGGTGCAGCCGCAAGGCCCCGACCTCGTCGCCTACCGGGGCGGCGAACGATTCGCGCAGCAGCTCGGCGCCGCGCCGCAACCGGCGGGCCAGGCCCTCGTGCGCGAACGAGGTGTGTACCTCATCACCGGCGGCTTCGGCGACATCGGGCTCGACCTCGCCGCGTGGCTCGCAAAAGAGAAGAAGGCGCGACTGGCCCTCGTCGGCCGCCGCGCGCTGCCCCCGCGCGCCAGCTGGCCGGCCCTGGCCGCCAGCGGCGACCATTCCCGCGACGTGCGCCTGGTGCGCCGCCTGCTCGCGCTCGAAGCACAAGGCGCGCAAGTGCTGGCGCTGTCCGCCGACGTCGCCGACCGCCGCGCCATGACGCGCGTGATCGGCGAGTGCCGCGCGCGCTTCGGCACGATCAACGGCGTGTTCCATGCGGCCGGGGTGCTGGAAGACGCGCCCATCGCCACCAAGACGCCCGAGAGCATCGAACGCGTGATCGGCGCGAAGGCGGCCGGCGCGCAGGTGCTGCACGAACTGCTGCCGCCCGGCGACCTCGACGTGTTCGCCGTGTTCTCCTCCACCAGCGTCCTGCTGGGCGGCGCGGGGCAGGTGGACTACGTGGCCGCGAATGCCTTCCTGGACGCGCTGGCCGCGTCGCGCGACGACGGCCTGGCGATCCGCTGGGGTATCTGGGGCGACCGCGGCATGGCCGCGCGCGCCTACGGCCACGAGGTCGCCGCCGAGGCGGGCCTGGCTTCGCACCCGCTATTGGGTGTGCAGGTGGACAGCGAAGGCGGCGCCACCTTCGAGGCCGCCTACGACAGCAACAAGCTGTGGGTGCTGCGCGAACACCGCGTCGGCGGCCGCGCGGTGCTGCCGGGCACGGCCTACATCGAGATCGCCCGCGCCGCGATGATGGCGCTGCACCCGCGCGCCGCCGTCGAGATCCGCTCGCTGTCCTTCGAGGAGGCGATGGTGTTCGAGCCGGGCGAGACGCGCGTCGTGCGAACGGAGTTGCGCCGCACCGGCACGGCGTACGAATTCACCGTGCGCAGCCGCGCCGCCACCAGCGGCGAATGGCTGGAGCATGCGCACGCCACCACCGCCGTGTTCCTCGGCGAGCTGGCGCACGGCGCGAGCGTGCCCGCCACCGGCTGGCAGCCGGGCGTGATCCCGCAGGACGGCGCCGTCGACTTCGGCGAGCGCTGGCGCAACCTCACGCGCATGCAGCTGGGCACGGGCCGCGCGCAGGCGCACCTGGAGCTCGCGCCGAATTTCCACGACGACGTGCGCACCTGGGCCGTGCACCCCGCGCTGACCGACATGGCCGCGACCTTCGGCCTGCACCTGCTGGACGCCAACAAGCGCGCCGGGCAGCTTTTCGTGCCGCTGTCGGTCGACCGCATCCGCATCGCCGCCCCGCTGCCGCCGCGCATCGCGAGCACCGTGAAGCTGCGCAGCGCCGCCGGTGAACGGCTCGCCACCTTCGACGTCGCACTGTCGACCGAAACCGGCAAGCCGCTGGCGACCTTCGAAGGTTTCTCGCTGCGGCCCGTGCAACCGGAGGCCGTGTCCAGCCACGCCGCGCAGCGCGAAGCGAGCCTGACCGACCTGATGCTCGCCTGCGGCATCCGCGGCGAGGACGCGCCGGCCCTGTTCGAACGCATCCTCGGCGGCGGCGCGCGCGACCTCGTCGTATCGTCGATCGACCTCGATGCGCTGGCGCGCGTGCTCGCGCAAGCCACGCCCAAGCCGCAGGCGCGCGCCAAGGCTTCCGCGTCTGCATCGGCAAGCACGCTCAACCCGGTCGAAGCCCTGCTGGCCGACGTCTGGCGCGAGCTGCTCGGCGTGGACGACGTGGCGCCCGACGACGACTTCTTCGCGCTCGGCGGGCATTCGCTGGCTGCGGTGCGCCTGTTCGCGCGCATCCGCAAGCAATACAGCGTGGACCTGCCGCTGGCCACGCTGTTCCAGGCGCCGACGCTGGGCGCGCTGGCCGCGCTGGTGGCACAGCACGCGAACATCCCGCTGGCGTCGGCGGAACCCACGCGCAAGTCCAACGTGATCCCGCTGGTCACGCGCTCATGGTCGCCGCTGGTGGCCATCTGCAAGGGCAGCGCCGAGCGCGCGCCGCTCTTCTGCGTGCACGGCGCGGGCGGCAACGTGCTCAACTTCAAGGTCATCTCCGACCGCCTCGGCGCGGACCAGCCCTTCTACGGCCTGCAGGCGCAAGGCGTGGACGGCCGCCTGCAGCCGCTGAAGTCGGTCGAGGAGATGGCGAGGCAGTACGTCGAGGCGATCCGCACGGTGCAGCCGCGTGGGCCGTACCAGTTGGCGGGGTATTCCGCGGGCGGCGTGATCGCGCTGGAGATGGCGCAGCAGCTCAAGCGTGACGGCGCGCAGGTGACGCTGCTGGCGATGATCGACACGCTGGCGCCGGTCGCGGCGCGCACGCCGGTGCCGGCGTGGAAGAAGCTCTGGCTGGCGCGGCACTGGTCCTGGGCCTTCGTGATGGACTGGCGCGAGCGCCGCCGCAAGGGCAAGCAGGGCGACAACGAATACGCGCAGGCGCTCGAACGCCTCGCACGCGGCGAGCCGCTGCCGCCGGAACTGGTCGAGCACCACCTGTTCCGCAACTTCGTCG